Proteins from a genomic interval of Halopseudomonas litoralis:
- a CDS encoding endonuclease/exonuclease/phosphatase family protein gives MTNEMPFMAWMILSLTTGVLALLTLLPLSRHETWWVRVWDFPRLQLATLLALQLVACLTLLDLTQLPSWLPILICSLCLTYQAWWILPYTRLWKPEVQQAADQDGETLRILVSNVLTTNRRADLLLAQIRKHQPDIFVTLESNDWWQQQLDSLQADYPHTVKCPLENLYGMHVYSRLPLQDAEVAWLVEDDVPSIHTGVILPSGACVRVHFLHPAPPSPSENDESTERDVELLVIAKRIEEADCPVIVTGDLNDVAWSTTTRLFRKISGLLDPRVGRGMFNTFHAGHWYLRWPLDHIFHSSHFTLRTIMRLPDIGSDHFPVLVELHYHAAEQAQEGLDADSDDQELAEEKLDAEPVDPQDVPEPGR, from the coding sequence ATGACAAACGAGATGCCCTTTATGGCCTGGATGATCCTCAGCCTGACTACCGGCGTACTTGCACTGCTGACTCTGTTGCCGCTGAGTCGACATGAGACTTGGTGGGTGCGAGTATGGGACTTCCCCCGACTGCAACTGGCAACCCTGCTGGCACTGCAATTGGTGGCCTGCCTGACCCTGTTGGACCTGACCCAGCTGCCCAGTTGGTTGCCGATCCTGATCTGCAGCCTGTGTCTGACCTACCAGGCCTGGTGGATATTGCCCTATACCCGGCTGTGGAAGCCTGAGGTCCAGCAGGCGGCAGATCAGGATGGCGAGACTCTGCGCATTCTCGTATCCAATGTGCTGACCACCAACCGCCGCGCCGATCTGTTGCTGGCGCAGATACGCAAGCATCAGCCCGACATCTTCGTCACCCTGGAGTCCAATGATTGGTGGCAGCAGCAATTGGACTCGCTGCAAGCGGATTACCCACATACCGTCAAATGCCCGTTGGAAAACCTCTATGGCATGCATGTCTACTCGCGCCTGCCACTGCAGGACGCTGAGGTCGCCTGGCTGGTGGAGGATGACGTACCTTCGATCCATACCGGCGTCATACTGCCCAGCGGTGCCTGCGTGCGTGTGCACTTCCTGCACCCGGCTCCACCCAGTCCGAGTGAGAACGACGAATCCACCGAGCGCGATGTCGAACTGCTGGTGATCGCCAAACGCATCGAAGAAGCCGATTGTCCGGTCATCGTTACCGGTGATCTGAACGATGTAGCCTGGTCCACTACCACTCGGCTGTTTCGCAAGATCAGCGGCCTGCTGGATCCGCGCGTCGGGCGTGGTATGTTCAACACCTTCCATGCCGGACATTGGTATCTGCGCTGGCCGCTGGATCATATCTTCCACAGCAGCCATTTCACCCTGCGCACCATCATGCGCCTGCCGGATATCGGTTCTGACCACTTCCCGGTACTGGTGGAATTGCACTATCACGCCGCCGAACAGGCTCAGGAAGGCCTGGATGCCGATAGCGACGACCAGGAGCTGGCCGAGGAAAAGCTGGATGCAGAGCCGGTCGACCCTCAAGACGTTCCCGAACCGGGGCGC